The Odocoileus virginianus isolate 20LAN1187 ecotype Illinois chromosome 2, Ovbor_1.2, whole genome shotgun sequence genomic interval agcaggggtgggccggctcttctctggagtttctcagtccctttgttttgcgaaccgccggcagtgtgtttgggccggttaattttgtcccttgctatcccacagtttaaaaaagctccctctgattgctctcagggtcttcgggctggtccttaccctaagcaatgccgcccgctcctctccgttccgcccccgcttgttgctggcgggtgcgggcgtctggggtacttttctgctgggagttgcttttaggcacgtaatctgtgggccttgtttaatttttctccccagttagattgccaaaaacttcccccagtcccgccagtgcaagggtttcctggtgactggaaacttcctctattaagacacCCTTCCCGGGACCGGTCTCCGtctgtagctcttttgactccctttttttttttttttttttgtaattcttttttttttttttccatttatttttattagttggaggctaattacgttacatcattacagtagtttttgtcatacattgaaatgaattagccatggatttacatgtattccccatcccggtcccccccccccccacctccctctccacccactccctctgggtcttcccagtgaaactggagcccattatacagagtgaagtaagccagaaagataaagaccattacagtatactaacacatatatatggaatttagaaagatggtaacgataaccctatatgcaagactccctttttatcttttatattttgtcctacctcccttcgaagacaatgggctgcttttctgggcgcctgatgtcctctgctagtgatcagaagttgttttgtgaaatttgctcagtgttcaaatgttctttcgatgcatttgtaggggagaaagtggtctccccatcctattcctctgccatcttagctcctcccctgcaatattttttaaataggacACAAAAGTCATGAACACTAAAAGGAAAAGATAGAATCTTGATTTCATAAAAATACAATGCATTTGCTCttcaaaaaaaaacttttttaaaaaaggttattgGACTACAGTTGCTTAacaatgttttgttattttctgctctCAGTAAAATGAATTTGccttatgtatacatatgtatacccctctttttaaaatttccttcccatttaggtcacaacAGAGCTTTGAGTAGAGGTCCCAGTGCTgtacagtagattctcattagttatctatttcatacacagtagtaaatatccactgacagaggaatatataaagaagatatggcacatatatatacaatggaatgctatacagccacaaaatgaaacaaaactgtgccatttgcCAGAACATGGATGGGTCTACATAGTCTCTGGGTCTGACATAtagagtgaaaaaagtcagaaagagaaaactaaatattttatgttaatgtctatatatggaatctagtaAAATGTTAGTGATGAGCCAACTTGACAGGCAAGGATAGAGAggcagacatagaaaatgaatttctggacACACTTGGAGGAggggttgttgttattcagtcactaggtcttttctgactctttgcaagcccatggacggcagcatacCATTCTCCCCTGTCCgtctcagagcttgctcaggagaaggagagggtggggcaaacTGAGAGAGTAccattgacatacacacactacctTGTTTAAATTAGATTGCTAATGAGAAACtgctgcacagcacaggaaactcagtGTGGTATTCTGTGATGACCTGAGGGCTGCAAACGTGGGGAGGGTAGGAGGGAGGATcaggagagagagaatatttgtacacttacagctgattcatgttgctatatagcaaaaaccaacaaaatattgtaaagcaataaaaagtaaattaaaaattaaataaatttttaaaaagtaataaattccCAGGAAATAAGAGAGACATAAGTACTAACAGCTATGCAAATTCTAAGCCTTATAGACAAGATCAAAACTCAagaatataaactcaaaattcaCAATTTATGCTAATGAACTATTAGGAAATAGACAATAATTGTAAATGAATGCATTTCAACTATCAAACATTTAATGAGTATTTATTCCATGCTGGGCTCAAATCTAGGGATATATGATCTGAGGTTTTGTGAACACACATGGCTATTACAAAGACAAGCAAAAATCATTGAGACAAGACTTTTGCCCTGTGCAAGAGTCTCTCCAGGGCCCCCTTCATGTCCCTGTTCCTTAGGCTATAAATGAAGGGGTTCAGCAGTGGAGTGACCACTGTGTACATCACAGAGGCAATGGTGCTCTTGTCCCTGGAGGTGTTGgatgaggggaaaaaatacaGTCCAATAATTGTTCCATAATACAGAGACACCACAGAGAGGTGGGAGCCACATGTGGACAATGCTTTGCAGATCCCCTTGGTGGAAGGGACCTTCAGGATGGTGGTCCCAATGCGTCCATAAGAGATCAGGATGCATATGAATGGGAGGATGATGATGGCCACTCCTGCTGTGAAAATGGCCAGCTCATTGAGAGATGTGTCTGAGCAGGAGAGCTTCAGCAGGGCATCAAGGTCACAGAAGAAATGGGGGATAGTGTGGTCAGCACAAAAGGACAGCTGGGTCAGGAGGAGGGTGTGACACAAGGCAT includes:
- the LOC110146647 gene encoding olfactory receptor 1J4-like, which codes for MSCMKRENQSSMSEFLLLGLPIRPKQQGVFFALFLGVYLTTVLGNLLIILLIRLDARLHTPMYFFLSHLALTDVSFSSVTIPKMLINMQTQDQSIPYAGCITQMYFFLFFTDLDNFLLTSMAYDRYVAICHPLHYSTIMGQGLCTLLVTVSWILSCANALCHTLLLTQLSFCADHTIPHFFCDLDALLKLSCSDTSLNELAIFTAGVAIIILPFICILISYGRIGTTILKVPSTKGICKALSTCGSHLSVVSLYYGTIIGLYFFPSSNTSRDKSTIASVMYTVVTPLLNPFIYSLRNRDMKGALERLLHRAKVLSQ